The DNA segment GATACCATAGGGATTTTTCAGGCAAACCACCAAGATTTACGGGGCAAGTGGATCTGTGTTAGCATGTTTGTGTTTCTACGCGAGGGGAACAAGAATCAAGCATGAGCAAGTAGGATTTCAGAGCATGTGCTTCTTAAATGTTTTAGTTTGTGAAAAGGTCTGGCAACTGTCAAGAAGGTGATTACCTTTAGTaggatcttgaaaaaaaaatttttttaatgtttattattgagagacagagacagagcatgagcatgggaggggcagagagagaagaggagacacagaatccgaagcaggctccaggctctgagctatcagcagagcccgaaacggggctcaaactcacggactgtgagatcatgactggagtcgaagttggacacttaaccgactgagccatccaggtgccccgaaactggGCTCTTTTAAAAGGGAGTAACTAGTTCAGAGTGAATGAGATTACTAAAGGGAGGGGCAAAACTACAATACAGCTGCAGTGAAATTATGGGGGAAGACGTGTATGTAGGAGGATCACATGCAGACTGGGAGACAGCAGTGCTGGAGGGGCCACCAGGGAGGTTAGCTTCAGAGCATTCCAGGGGTAGCTtccagtggaggaaaaaaaatgggataaaGAGGTTAGAGCGGGGATAGCAAgcattttctgtaaaaggccagatagcaAACACTTCATGCTTTGTGCGCTAGTCTTCAGCTAATGTGGTTTCTATAAAAAACAGCAGTTTGTCAACTCCTGGATTAGAAAGAGATCAAGATTTTAAGTGCTGAGGGCTCAGCTATGCATAACAATGTTCCAAATGGACCCAACGTTAATAGAATTATATCACTTTGTCTAGACATATGGGGATCCTGGGGTTTATGACCAGAGGCTGAAGACTGATAAACTTGTGGCAGGAAAATTAAGGACGCTGTTAAGTAATTAAGTGATTGCATAAGGGAAAGTAAGAATCTGAGACTGGAGTAACAGGGTAAAAAAGCATTCTTAGCCATACCATATTTAGGACTCCCTATTTTATTAAGCTTAATTCCTTACCAAATTTTTCCTACCTTGGTTCCACATGGCATAAGTCTCTTACAAATGATATAGCAACTCAACAGGTTACTAGAATGGCAATAAATTCTATTTAGacagatttatttaaaacaagtgGGTTGTTTTTGGTCTTATTGCTTTATAGCAGGGTTCTCAATCTCAAATACTGACGTTTTGAGCTTGATAATTCCTTTATGGGAATGGAGAGTTATTCTGTGAATTGTGGGATGTTCAACAGAATCCCTGGCTTCCACTCCAGTCCTGACTACTGAAAGTATTCAGAAATTGCCAAAAGTCCCCTGAAAGGCAAAAATCACACCTAGTTGGGAACCACTCCTTTACAGATGATTACATggtttctcttaaaatatatcactatttgagaaaaatgaacaggTAGTGGTCTCAGTATATTTTCTAGTTAAGATTTTCAGATATATTCAAATAGCATCTGGAGAAAAGAACAATCTGGTACATTACGAAAAACCCTATAGAGTACTTTATCTAACACCATGTTAAGAGAGACCAGAAATCCTTTATCCGGCGTTATGGGAGAAGTGGGGGAACCCAAGGCTTAGATTCTATCTTATGAAACAATCTCATCAATAAAATACAGAGGACATTTGGGACTATATACTCCATTAGGTGTACATACACTGGCTAAAAGTGTTGAGTACAAGTACACCAGGAACCAATTGTCTAGTGTTATTATTCCTCTCATACTATTCGTGATAAATTATATAGCAACTTCATTACATTTAGAAATGTTAAAGTCAGTGGGTAAGAGAAACTGGAAGACTGAAACTGACAACTGTATGGGACTGTGAAATCACTTGTCAAATTCAAcaggcaaagaagaaaaccagATTTTATATAGGTATAAAATGGGGAGACTGACTAGCCTTGTACAACAGcaaataaatacctaaatttTATGAACTGTAAATACCTGGATTAAAATATCACCATGAGtgacatctggatggctcagcagttaagcatctgattcttggtttaggctcaggtcatgatctcatggtcatgggatggagccccacatcaggctccaggttgagtgtggagcctctttgggattctctctctccctctttctctctgcctcttagttgagtgtgtgcgcatgcactctctcaaaacactgaaaaaaaatatgagcatGATACTTATAGCATCAAGAATATGACAAAGCTAAGATGTGCAAAACTGACCTGCAAAAAAggatactggggaaaaaaagatattgcGGGGGaggcaagtgagcaaggggcagagaatcccaggagcagcaggagcggggggggggggggcaggaagggggagagagacagagagaaggagaacgtGGGGCTCACCTGAAACAGGGCTCAtgcgacatggggctcaagctcaccaaccatgagatcatgagctgagccgaagtcagatgcttaaggactgagccactcaggtgccctactggaaaaaatttttttgcaattttaaagTTGAACGATAATGGGAGACCCATCAAAGGTCCTTAAATAcaaccaaagagataaaaaaataggACCTAGGAAGAAGTTAATAATTGACAGATTATTCATCAAAACAGATGAAGTGgtctctccaaaaaagacatagtTCTATGAGAGTGACTTATACACTAGGGATCATACTGTGGTCTAAACATCTGAACACACCAGAAGTAACACTCTAGTGGTAATGAATAGGCCACAACAACTTCAAGTTGTTTTAAGGGTTATTCCTGTTGGTGACACAAAGAAAACTGCTTCTAAAAACATAATTGCCAAAGTACCAACAAAGTAatgaacaactttattttttatacttgaAGGCTGATGAAAAACCATTACTAATCCTATTAAAGAAAATCCAACAACTCAGAGAGGGTAACTATATTTACTCATTAAATACAATTTACATGTTCTACAACACAACATGAAAACACCCAGCATGCATGTTTAATCTCAGTACAATGGATTCAAGACCAAGTACACATGTTACAAGCATCAAAGCTAGATTACAAATTATCATAGTCATCATcatcgtcgtcatcatcatcatcatcatcttctcgTTTTCTTTTCAATGCATTTGCTGATTCATTGGCAGTATTTTGTGATGACACCATGTTAGTGGTTATAAGAATGTTCTTGGACCCAATTAATGATGGATTAATTAGAACATTCTGAACTGCAGATGTTGCAGGAATTGATGCTTTTACAGTTGGGGACTGTGAAGTGGGCATCTGTACTGTAAACCTTTGCCCCGTGAGGGACATTGGAGTCCCTACTTTAGTTGACACAGACATGGTTTGTGGGGTTGGCGTGCCAAGCGTGGGAGTACTTGGTCTGCTAGTAACTGAACCAACACTTAACCGCGGAACTGTTATTCTTCCCGCAGAAGTAGATGCCTTTTTTTGTAAAGACTTAAGTCTATAGTTTGGAGCAGTCAAGCAATATCTATCAGGTGGCAACCTGGGGCCTGAATATGGCTTGATTAAGGGCAAAGGAGTTTGATTTCTTTGCCTTGCAATATCTAATAAAAAATCTCTTGGGGGAGGAGAGGTAAAAGACTGATCAGCACGACACTGGATTGCCAATCGCACATCATCTGCATCAACAGTAGCTTTCTTAGCATGGCTTGAATAAATTTTTGCATCATCTAGAATTGTGGTCACATATCGGAAGGCAAACTCCAACATCTGATTTATAACTCTTGGCTCATATTCTGTAATCCCCATATCCTTCAGGATTTGTGCCATCATCTGTGCATCTTTCGGCATGCTCTTGGGAGAAGCCATCTTGCCAGAATCCATGATATCCGTTGATCAGACTTTagatcatttgaaaaaaatatgtacattagATCAAACCTGAAGTAGTTACTTTAGTAGCAACTGTCAGGaactttctaaattttaaatactgttaaaattgtgaaaatatatttaaaatttttaaatattaaatctttttaattttaatgaggcaCACTTAAAAGTCCCCTTTACTTAAATTTATGGAGTTTCCACCCTATCCAAATCATTACAGGATAtacaaaaatgaagacacaaataaggGAGTGATAAAAGACTGGGgggaaacagtaaaataaataaaaacatttatcacTTCAGAATAATGTTCAGTTGTGTGCAGGCATGCAACTATCAAatgaatctaagaaaaaaaagaacagtcatGTCCTACTGACTGAGTTCAAAATAATGTGTCCTTCCAGTGAGAGCAATATACTATCTCCACAGATACGCTTAGCAGTACCCACACTTTTATGTGTTTGTCCATCTCAAAAACATTCTCCCCAAATCCCATCTCTTCATGGAAACATTCCCAATTATtaccactcaaaaaaaaaaaaaaaaacaaacccaaaacaaaacacaacaacaaaaaactattggccaagagggcaggggaggatggGATGTAACAGTCAAAACAACCAGAACACAGTATTATACACTTATCTTCTCTTTCTATGGGTCCTCAACAGAGCATCAATTCCTTAAAAGCACTGTCTCTGCTTTTTGTACCTCTCACAAATATAGTACTAACTCCATTATctactctctttaaaaaaaccaaaaaaccaaaaaaacaaaaactagcacCAAAGTATCCCTTACCTTCTCGAGCTAAATCACCCACATTAATGTATTTCAGTCCTGATCTTGATGCAAGTTCTTTGCCTAGGGTGGTTTTTCCAACCCCTGGTGTACCTGTAAGACAAGCCACAGAAGAATACTGTTCATAAAATACTTGTTAGACTTCAGCCACCTATATACCCTTCTTAAAGTGCTTaacaactgaaatgaaaaatttcctaATTAGCAATCCTCTGTGAATTACTATACACTATGACCTAATCAAAGTTACTCAAAGCCTGCTGGATAGCAGAATCTTGCCAAGTATATCTGATCTATCAGGATTAAGGCTTGGGTGATTCTGATACCAATGCAGACTGCCTGCCACCATAACAGATACTCCAATAATAACACTAGTGATCTCAAATTACcatcatttatttgctttcatttttaaaaaatgaagaaattattcaTGGAAAAAATTTAACCAGTATGAGGGACAAATCTCATTTCCACTACTGGCTCCACTACCTCTTCCTTAGAGGTAACCACTGAAAAGCAGTTTCTTTGATCTTTCTCAAGAAATCCTAAtgcatatgtgtttgtgtatacacatgtgtatttatatatatggcaacccatatatatacacatatgtgcatatgtatatatatattacatatgtattacacgcatttttatataataaacacaCCATACGTTCATTGCCTTTCAGAGAAATAGCAGTACTAGGCATTGttcttcacttttcctttttttacatctattttatttcaaaataatcaaatgtGTAATTTTCAGCTCAGAACAGGTTAGAGCCAGTGGAGTTATAAAACTTGGTCATTATAATAATTAAAGATAACAGAGACAAATCATGCCTCCGTTTACAGGACAAGAACTTTTACAAGTCCACTGTAATACACCAAGTTTGAACCCTGGACTatcctgtgtttgttttttcctggacTACTGTGTTTTCCATAAAATGTTCACCTTTAGGTTTTTGACAGTACGGCTGGATACTAAAATACCAGGACCCTGGCTGACCCCAACAGTTCAGAAGTTGTAGTATCTTCCCCTAAGGAATCATAATAGGTAAACAGATTACTATCTGTAgctttcaaaaactgaaaagacGTGGGCGCTGTCAACAAGATTAtgttttgttaaataataaaCTTCTACTGCTTTGTTGCCAGGAAGAGCGTCTCAATTTTTGTGTTCCAACACCATCTACACCCATTTGACTTTTGCATGAATGCCCCATGATGCTATTAACtacaatttaataaacatttaaacagcTAACAATAGTCTTTAAAATCATAATGCGAAAGTTCAGAAGGCCTCCCGTATAACAAGCACCCTGCATACGGGTACAAAGACCGAGAAGGGACGAAACTATCATCCCAGGAACTTTAGTGCATCTAAACAAGAGAAACGATCAGGGATGCTCAGGaggtgccttttctttttgaaaggaaaaaacaaaaaacaaaacaaaacaaacagaaaagagctTCTGACACTAACTCAACGTACACAGCAAGTTAACCAAACTACGTCACAAATATCCGAACCCTTTTACCCAAAAGTGATTATCAGAcaccaaggaaaatgaaacatgGCCAAGAAAGGCCTAAGGACGAGGCATCCAGCATTATATACAAAATGACTGCCTTACATTATCTCGCTTAAAACTCTAAACACAACcctagcaaagaaaaaaatcaacaccattttacaaacaaaaaccagattaCCAAAGATTCGGCAGAATCAGATTTCTGGCCAGAAaagggactctctctctctccctacctcacCGAGTGACCTCAGGCCAAAAGAATAAcgttccccgcccccaccccgcctcccgcAACGGTCGGAGGACCAGGTCTAGAGGCCGGGACCACAGCCACGCCGCGCCGCCCTCCACTAGCCTCGAAACACCGAACGGCACGGCACCCTTTCTGGCGCCCGACGCCCCACAGCACTCAGGTCCGTAGCCTGCCCGCAGCCCAGCGCCTCCCCGCCGCGCGCCTGACCGGTGAGCAGGATGTTCGGAAGCAACATGGTCCTCACCGCGCTGGCTCTCGGCGCCTTGGCTCACGCACTCTACGCACGACAGGGAGGAGCTGAAAGGGGCGAGCTGCGGCAAGCGCCAGCGGCCTCGGGGTTCTCGAGGCCCTCCGCGGCGCTCGCGGCCCATCTCTACCGCCTAGTCACTGAACATTGGTTACCTGGCCTTCTATAGCACGTTTTCAGTGCAGTGTCCCAGGATGGGGCACAGGTCAGGTCCGCGTTCCGGGTCAGGCAATGCGGTAGATGCCTAAGTCACAGGCGCCGTTGGCGGCCGCCCTTCTGCCTGTGTCGCGGAAGCGCCGACGGGTCTAAAAGGTCCCCGGTAGGCGGGACCTCTGAGAGGCTCGGCGCTGAGCCCGGGTAGGGCCAGGTGGTTGCCCTTCCGCTGGTGGAGAGCTTGGGCTCCTCCGCTCCTCTCCGCCCACGAGGGGGATGCAGCTCCCGGAAAGTAAGGCCGCCGCGGCTGCGGCTGTAGTATATATATGTTCTAGAGACGCGAACCCATCTCTGCCTTAACGCCTCCCCGAGCTCTCTTCGCTCCTCCTCCCGACCTGCCCATCCCATTTGGAGATgagagggtgggggtgcagaACTCTGGCCTGGGGTCGGGGCACGCGAACGCATCTCGGCTGATTAGTAGCTTTGACGTTTGACGAATGTCTGGTCTTAGTATCTCCCCGCAGTGTGTGTGGCGCGGGGTGGGAGGGTGAGTAGGCCAGAAATATTCTTGAAGGTCTTTTCTACCTCTGACGTCTCATTTCAGGAAACTGGCATCCATCATCTGGGacagttacttttcttttttaaaggaggtAATTGTCAGTCTTGTTTCCAAAGAGCGACCAGAGTCCTGACCGTAAAAACAGTCTGCATCTTTTATTTCGACCTGCCAGCTATATTTATCCAACAGGTGTTTTTTTCCACCTATGTATCTCTGAAACTCCAAAGCAAAAACCTCTCTAATCATGAAcaatttgtgtgtgttgggggggggagggggaggtgtaCAGTTTGTTTTATCGTGTATGGAAGCTTTTACACATATAAACTGTGTACATCCAAACCATAAAGCCCAATACAGTTTCCAATTTATAAGTTTGCAGACCTTAAACTTTGCTTCTAGCTAATTTAAAATTGGTGAATTCACTAgtttatataaacattaaagaattattaaAGTCAGAAAATACAGTGTTACCTGCAAATTTCCTACTATGTTCAATTAAGGAAAACAGTTACAGTTATTATACAGTTAGATTTAAACTCTTTTTCCAAAATAAGTGGAAGTATGAATTTGTTATGTggtcagtttgttttttttttaattttgtggggaaaaaaaaacctgcagtggtaatttaaaatgaaggaaattttaattttcagcatAAGAACACAAATAgaattgtctgatttttttttttactgacaaAATGTGAAGTAtgtgttttttctgttttctctaataTATTGAGTACATGTGAAAGACAACGCTTAACACAAGTAGTTTATTTGACATTGTTGTAGTAATTGAAAGTACACTTTGTTGTAGCATTTTGACTTCGTTGTATATATTTGCTATGTTGTCTTTCACTAGTTTTTGAACTTCTCTTATCCTGTTGATTACAATGGTATATGTCACCGTACCTCTATTTTACAGTTTCtcctattttgaaatttttttctttttttctctaggtGAAGTATACTTTAATGTACTACAGGTTGTATACTACGGATGGGAACTATTAAAGTTTATAATGTCAAAAACTTTTCTTAGACCAAAGGTATCTTCCACAAAGGTATGACACACTAAAATGGCCATGTAATAATTGTCCAAAAagaatggtaaattttgtgtatgTTCTTAATGACTTATTATTGCCATCCAAGTAACAATGCCCAGTATGTGATGTAATTAATCTAAAAATTGTGATAGTAAGTTGTGAAGTGACtaaaaccacaattttaaaaaagtgattataATCTCAGTTGCAAAGAAAAGCCTGAAAACTCTTAAATGAAAGGtcagtagaagaaaaagaaatatatgagtCTTAGTTGGTGTTAAAGCGTAACAACAAGCCGTgcctcttagaaaccttagttcTCACTAAGGCTAGTGGGCAGAGTAGGATGGGGGTCAGGTGGTATCATACTCATTTGCAGGGTACCTATTTTCTAGTGGtgggtcttatttttctttgatcttaAATAAGTGACTAAACTTTGctctttctcagtctttttttttttttccagtggatggGAGTCCACatttatataagaaataaaactgtaaaatgtaTAAGTAACATGCAGATCAGAACTATGAGATCGGGGATGTGAGGGCGATCTGGctgcgacatctgtcaccccattgatcgccagggttgattcggctgatctggctggctaggcgggtgttcccttcctccctcaccgctccaTGTGCGTCCCTCCTGAAGCTGCGCGCTCGGTCGAAGAGGACGACCTTCCCCGATAGAGGAGGACCGTTCTTCGGTCAAGGGTATACGAGTAGCtgcgctcccctgctagaacctccaaacaagctctcaaggtccatttgtaggagaacgtagggtagtcaagcttccaagactccagacacatccaaatgaggcGCTGCACGTGGCAgtctgcctttctttaaaaaaaaaaaaaaaaaaagaactatgagatcggggtgcctggatggctcagttattTAAGGCTCTgattttgatttcggctcaggtcataatttcatgatttgtgagtttgagcccttgaGTGAGGTTCTCagtggcagtgtagagcctgcttgggattctctttctgcctctctctctctgcccctcccttcctcctgtgcTCTCGCAcagtcattctttctctctctgtctctctctgtccctctctctcaaaaataaatatacatataagaaaattgaattagggcgcctgggtggctcagtcagttaagcacctgacttcagctcacatcgtGATATCATGTGGTTTGTGAGTGCGAGCCTGCATTTGGGCTGtctgctgtgagcgcagagcccattttggatcctttgtctccctctctctctgcctctcccctgatctcaaaaatacataaacattaaaaaaaaaaaaaagaattgcgaGATCAGATTTGCTATCAAAAGGTTTACTATAGCAAATGATATTTTTACATACTcctaaaatacaagaaaagagcCAAAATTGTAGTGCCACTAACAGTcttgaggaagaggaaatgaattAGGTGGCTATGACTGAATTTTTTTCCCACAGGTCTTCATTCCTTTACCCACTGGTGATAATATTCCTAACTTTTTGTCCTTAACGTGGGAGTGAAGTGTGACTTTCATTCCTAAAATACTTCTAAATCTCAACTTGCATTTCCTTAGCATTGTCTAATATGTGGTACACAACTATGGCTGAGTATTCAATGAAAATGTACCCTAGGTTTCCCCTTGTTAGCCAGCCAGGGAATTTCAAAAGCCAGTACTAAGCTAGGTTTTTCTAGATTAACACTGTAGGAATGTTAAGAAAATTCatcttaaaaattttagttaCTAAAAAGAGCTTTTTAATACTCCCAAGTacttttaggttttgtttttttttttttaatgtttgcttatgtttgagagagcgcaagagcacacaagccagggaagggtggagagagagggacacaggatctgaagcaggctctgcgttgtccgCATAGAGCCCTTCGTGGGGCTCGGTCTCAATGagtgtgagatgatgacctgagccgaaatcaagagttggacgcttaaccaactgagccacccagacacccctaaatatttttaggtttaaaTTGCTTGATTCgtcatttttctctgtgtatccTTACAAAGGATTCTAAAGAAAAGTTAATGATAAAGGGAACTGTAGAGAGACCAACAGTTTCTAGAGACCAGAAGCACATGAAATAGAACTCACTGATTTTCCTGTTCTGTTATCCCAATTCTGTTTTCCTAGACAAATCTAAGCAGATCATCCTCCTTGGAAAGCCTGCCTCCCTTTATTGAAAATAGTATTTGCTTTACAGGCTAAAGAGAAATATAATCAAGTCATAATTAGAAATTATTCATagcggggtgcctgtgtggctcattcagttgagcatacGCCTTCATcgcaggtcctgatctcacggctcatgagttggagccccacatcgggctctgtgccggcaatGCTgcgtctgcttggggttctctctcttacctctctctctctgaacctccccaactggtgctttctttctctttgacaataaataaactttaaaaaagaacaaattattcaTAGCATCAGGATTCTTAGACTGTACCTTCATAAAAGTTAAAGCTGATAAGGATTATTTGGATCAGTATGCAGTGGTTCTCAGTTTGTGAGTGTATTAACCTGGTCAAGGCAGAAGTATCACTCTTCTTatggttaaaatatatatattttaacattctatttccttatttagttttgcttcttttttggtacttaattttaatattcttgtttTAGTCTACCAATAAGTTTAAGAATAATCAGTCTATTCTATACTGGGAATATTGTAATTAGTAAAAAGAATTGCGTTTGTATTCTATATTCCTTTAGATGGCATTCATCATTATCCTGGTTAAGTGGACAAGTATGCATTTGTACCTAGcatgaagtaaaaaaataactaatagaTATAAAGCCAGATTTACTTAAAGAATTAAGGTGTGAGATTTTTGTTTGAGATAGCTTACTTACATAGggaatagaagcagaaaatataatatttacatttctttttttcaggtaaCAGATTGGGTAGACCCATCTTTTGATGATTTTTCAGAGAATACAGGCATCTCTATTACTGCCCCATCATTACATGTGAATAACGCaagtcacagaagaaaaaatgtgCCTTCCAGATTAGAAAGTAGCAGATTTCCagctagaaaaagagaaaagccacGGTCTTCAGAACAGATTTATGGTCCAGAAAATTCAAAAGACTATTTATCTGAAAACGAACCATGGGTGGATAAATACAAACCAGAAACTCAGGTACTAAGTGGGATACAAACAAGTGTACGTAATTTAATTTCAGGAAGGAGAGGAATGTGCATTTTCAGATGATTACTCATAAaaatctgaatgaatgaattagaaaaaaacaatagttcctaggtttttttttttaatgttccgtTGTTTAGCATTTCTCAAGTTCTTCTGAAGTTGAACCATTGCTTATTTGTCTTAGATTTAATTTAACCCAACATAGAAttgatctgtttatttttttcttaagtataacACCTCCCTCTGT comes from the Prionailurus bengalensis isolate Pbe53 chromosome A1, Fcat_Pben_1.1_paternal_pri, whole genome shotgun sequence genome and includes:
- the TAF9 gene encoding transcription initiation factor TFIID subunit 9; protein product: MDSGKMASPKSMPKDAQMMAQILKDMGITEYEPRVINQMLEFAFRYVTTILDDAKIYSSHAKKATVDADDVRLAIQCRADQSFTSPPPRDFLLDIARQRNQTPLPLIKPYSGPRLPPDRYCLTAPNYRLKSLQKKASTSAGRITVPRLSVGSVTSRPSTPTLGTPTPQTMSVSTKVGTPMSLTGQRFTVQMPTSQSPTVKASIPATSAVQNVLINPSLIGSKNILITTNMVSSQNTANESANALKRKREDDDDDDDDDDDDYDNL